The DNA sequence TAAAACTTTTCATATTTTACAGGTACTAATACAAACATGATCATTATACAGATCCGGTATTTCTCTGAACACATCAGACCAGATTCATCAAATCTGAGATGAAGCCACTATATATTACAAGAAATAGCCTCTAATATCAATCATGGAGTATCAGGCCGTATAATCATCTTATCCCTACATATATGCATCACCCAAGGTCTACAGAACACATTGGTTACTAAGCTTTGTTGTAAGCGTATTTCTTAACGAACTATGTTACCATATCGGTATTACTTCATGTTAAATTCTCAGCAAGACTACATAATGATCTCTGTTGCAAGCATTTATGTAACAACGTATGTCAGGCAACCGTTACATAATGCCGACAACTTATCAGTACAACTACGACGACAAACATGTATTTATTTTCCCAACGTATATTCCTATTCTCCAAAGCGCAGACAGAACCCACCCAAATTAGCCGTCCACTTGCTTTCGACCATACCCAAAGAACTAGCCCGTCGAAGATTAGCACATGAATACAGCCCAAATAAAAAAACTCTGCGTACATTCGGCCCAGCACCAAAAACATGAATCAACCAAAAACCTGAGGAAGCCAACTATGAGCCCATATAAACAGAACACGCAACACAAAAACTCTGCACAAAAAAAAACGAGCTCCACAAAAGCATCACGCCTTCGCCAACCTTATCTACAACATCCATCCTCTCCTATCCTCTTCATCGCTTCTCCCTTCGTCGCCTCCTACAGCATCAGTAACCTGCCTCCGCAAGATCGCCGTCGCCACCTTGTTCTCTTCACCGCTACACGCGCAGGTCCTAATATCTTCGACTAATCCGCAGGTACGCTTCCCTGTCGAAATCTCGCGCTATTAACTTACCCATGAAGCCACGCTATGATTACACAAGCTGTTCTTACTATAAAAACCTAAGTACCTACCAGATTTACAACAAAAACACCACATGCATTGTTTTGCTGCATACATATACCTTCAATGATCCCTAGCAACAAAATCCCCTTTATCTCGTTGAACTATAGGCGCGCATTCATTTTCTTCCCTAATAGCACTGTGCATTCTTACGATTAAATTTTATGTTTCCATTTCACCAAAATACCTAGCGTTCATAATAGCATTAATTTACTCGCATATACACTCAAGGAAGCCTTGATCTTCATTACAGCATATCACCGCATGTAAAACTCAATTGAATATGACCCAGGAACATACCTGTTTTTTTTCTTATGTATACTAATCTAATCCATGGTCAGCTCCTATTCCTATGTCACACACAACAGCACACAAAACTTACCAGCAttcctacaactttgcttccaTATTGTCACTACAGGAACCGCATGGACAACTTTCAGTATCCAAACCTAACAATCATCGATGAGGATATGCATACGCTTCCAAATATCAAGGCTATGCAAAGATTCCTCATCGCCAAGATGCCAGCAAACAGAGATCGCTTCATCACTATACATGATATCCAAAAAGCTGCACAAGAGCAATATGACACCGAACTAAACATCCATGAAATTTCTGCAGTAGGCTCCGACTTTATCTTCTATGCATATCCACACAGTGTGACCAAAAATATGCTTCACACCGGATTCTTACAAGTTTTCGAACTCAGAGCACAGCTGAAGCCATGGTACCCTGAATATGGTTGTATCAAAATTCCAGCATGGACACAACCGCCACCTTCCTATGAACCAGAATACAGCAACATTGTCCACACCATGCCTAAACCACTAAGACGTCTACAAATAAACATCAAAGGACTCCCAGCCCATCTATGTACTGACAACACAGTGATAGCACTCCTGAAGAACAGATGCATTATAAACTCAATCCAGTTCGATATCACAGACTACACATATAGCGTCTGTGCACACGCACATACCATAACCATGATTCCAGACATGGCTCATCTAGGCCTCAGAAAGACTGAACATAACAGAACAATGCTACACATCTGGCCCATCTACATGGATCCAATGGACTTAACAGATGAAGATGACTTAATAATACAGAAAGAAGAGGAACGACAGAGACCAATAGGTACATACACAGTGAACACTCAGTATTTAATCGTGCAACCAACAGAAACGCCCTTTTACTGTAACACCCTGAAATTTGCTCCTTTCAAAATAGAGTTAAAATAAATTAatatgtatttttgtgctcatgaaaatatagagaaaataatatttttcattaaattaaaattcatcattgggtttagcaatattgttgtgcatacatgctggtgcataaggtttggtgtaatgtttgattgtttctcctttgtgtgttgatagtgagaaaaatatttaaaatacgtttattagatcgatcttccttcttcggtatatatttatatttttttctacaatcaaattccttgtcTCTCAGCTCAAGATTTCATTCAGAGTCTCTGGGAATCTTTTCTTTCATACCTAAGTTACCCCTTTCAGtttctcgtccatcaagcaatctctacaaaagTTCTCAGGAATTTTTCCGACcttttctgtgagcataatctaattttttagatgctccaaattatctcatcttgagctccaaatactttatttgggttcttcaTGTTCCATAACATCTCTGATAGTTTTCtccaaatttttggagctttggGATATTCTTCACGGCTTAAACAATAATTCTGGATTTTTCttgaattattttatttatataattacttaatttcgaaaataataaaatatcttTTTTTTAATGACTGACGTCTATATAAATACTAAAAAAAAAGCTAGACACAAGATTTAAAAAAACTAGGGTTTAATTTTCTGTTCATCGCGCCGCCGCTGTCAAGATCGCACTCAGCGATTTCTTCGTGTTTCCGTGCCATGCAACTGGCGACTTCACGCAACGAGTCCAAGGCGGAGTTGTCGATCGAGTCCAAGGCGGAGTTGGATCACGGGGCCGATCTATTGCCATAAGATCGTGCGGGCATGGTcctgaaaaaaaaatccaatctGCTGCGCGTTACTGCTATACTTGTCTGTTCCTAGCCGCGAGATCGCGCCGCGGCCTGATTAATCTCGGCTACTGCCGCTGCTGTTCCAGGCATTGCTGCTCCGTTGTGCAGTGCTGGTGCCGTCATCAATCGCACACGGATCAAGGTGGACTGCTGCTGCCGGTTGCGAcaggagagaagaaaaaatcTGCCCTCTGCTGCTATATGTGGAGCAAATTTGTGAATTCCACTACGGTCAGATCGAACATCTATCCTTCAAGTTTTATCTATAGTCTATTCTATCTATCATCtgatattttctttatttagctACAGCTTCAAAACTTAGTAGTTTCACTATCCTAGCTCCGATTTAGTTGATGTTAGTTTGGGGTCAGCATAATTTAATGATTAGAAGCGAACATACTAAATATTTCTTAATTTTATAACCTAAAATATACTAACGTTGATGTTTGTGTGCAACTGGCTTTCTAATTTAAAATCCATATAGATTTTATACTTTGgtgttttatataaatattaatatggtAAGTTACTAACATAATCTTATTTCTAAATAATAAATTGCTTAGTTCAAACATGTTTCATATACGAAATTCTAATTAGACTAAATACTCTCACATATTTATTTCTTTTGCAATTTGCAAAGATAAAGCTTAATAACTTATTTAGTAAATTAGGTGATaacatttataaaaaaatatatgattagCATCAACTCAGATTTCAAGTTTAAATATGTTTTATTTAATTTGAGTTAATGTTACTCACATTGTTTTTCGTAATTAATATAAATCAAGCTCATAGCTGTTTCTTTTACGATATAAATTTTTCGGCGATTATTCCTTTTACATCGTAGTTTCGACCTCGTTGGTTCTTGCGTTTTTGTGACCGTGATCAAATCAGAGTGCTTTTCACGTCTTAGTGTTCGTAGCAATACGTAGATTAGTTTTTAAACCTTTTTattgtttggtgtactgttctaatcatagctttgtttgcttcgtgtaatTTTATCTccgtttgtttgtgtgatcgatgatcgagtttagacggtgagcagtttTTAGTGATCAAGATAAGAGCTTTAGCAACAAGTAAAGACtagcagaaccaaaaggataagcaagagcatttggagtaaggcaagtatagcatttggattttatttctgtgaccatgatcgtgtgactagattaatgttaagtaataaacggtaaaaatgactttttttagcaacttgatgatttatctgtacgtgatcacccgggacaacagtgcaaccatgagggctataatggctctggctttagttaagtacgagtaacttttctagctcgttagcggttacccattgtggcgcaattggggaatagcagaccgtggattcctgcgggtgaatcacacggactgactaatgaaaccaagcggccctaacttgttagacgaacctttgaaagacttcatagtgatccctgccgacctccctaggaagggggttaagagactagctacctcgggcgaaagggtaaatcatgactcatgggtaaagatgtgcaacctctgcagagggttaaaaactagtatactagccgagctcacggtcaggagcggccttggggacatctacattaagggtgatgattcttgtgtgttaaatatgctcattgtttattgtataatgctttacattatttatgtcacattgatcatgagattgtgggagctatacaatctagttgctatacttgtagagttcgacatggactcactcttgctatttcccccaaacctcaggagaagtttaggcttgtgatcaaccagtcagttggatcctgtagagagaagttaatacccgaagcttggagttgtctatccgctgtttgctatcaaaggttatctttttttttactaagtacgttatatatttatgcattgtcttttgaaattacctcttatttgtagctatatgtgagatttgacttttaTCCTTAAACTTGGGTATTACATTTACTATACTGATACTATTACTATCACTGCTATACAACAGATACTTTAGGTAACGACATCGGCGCGTTAGATCTAAACAGAAACGACGACAGTCACTACTGGAATTccgttctttgccgactgccaaaagcagtcggcaaaggcccTAAAACAGGTggcaaagactttgccgactgctttaaacgtggcagtcggcaaagaacacGTGGCAAAGAATTCGTTGGCAAAGAAacttttgccacctgccaagagGAAAGCAGTCGACaaagcctttgccacctgctagtatggcagtcggcaaagggaaCGAACGCCGTTGTGAGATGACGGAGCTCTTTGTCGACTGCCttttttggcaggtggcaaagggctctttgccgactgcctttctTGGCTGGTGGCAAAGCTGTCATTGTTCGTGAGATTCCAGCTTTGCCACCTGCTTTTCacgtggcaggtggcaaagctgGAATAAGTAAAATTTTGAccagtttttttattttgcatCATAAATATGATTATATACTGAAATTCACATATATCACACAGATCCATATATATCACACAAATCCACATATATAGCACACATAAACCATAATAAATGAGTCCAACAAGTCCATCATCCAACAAATCGTAAAATAGCTTTTTCTATAcaatttaaaatatatttaatataCTTGAATAAGAACATGTGTACAACACTCCAACATGACCTAATACACAcgattatatatattattagtaGTCCAACATGAATCCACTAAATACAAATATATCCTaatgttgcatcaacataacaACAAAGTACACAAGGCGCGTAGACTTTTGGCACCCATCTACCCAAACCTTCTCCAAATATTTGGCATCAACATAACAAACTCTTTGCACAACCACAAAACTGAGAGTACTAGCTAAACATTTACTAAAAGGGGTAACATTGGACAAAGCACAGGCAACAGCCTTGCCTTTGTCGCTGCAGCCCCCTATCTCCCTTAGCTCGAGTTGCAGATTTGACAATGCAACCAAGACAGCCACCTAGCAAATTGGCAAAGAAGACATCTTGATCATCCAATATCTGAAATTAAGATTGCAAATAGGCAATAAGAACTATAGAGGTGTTTGGGTTTTGGACATTCAACATCGCAACTTGCTTAAAACTTTCTCAAACTTGTAACATAGGCttcacatgtgataacatgacacctcgtCAAGTTTCATAATTTTCCGACTTcgtttgaattttatataattaaaaatcacctTTGCCACACCTGGATGGTCATGTTCCGTGGATAAAGAcgtcaaaattttgggtgaattTCTGGAAACGACCTTAAAATAGACTCtccaacatgaatatcatttttcgaatGACTAAGTTTCATTATTTGATGCACGTATAGTTCAAAGTAGGATTCTGCGGTGGAAAATACaattaaagaaattaattaacaaaatatagcaaaaagggTCACAAAATCACGAAAGTTTTTAAGGTTCACTCTtattgcatgtggaggctatgaaaaaaatttgagaaagtttggagcaagtgACGACGTCGAATGTCTAAAACCTAAATTCAAATttcgaaaataaaaaattttatctttgccgactgcctaacggcctggcaggtggcaaaggggaTGCCACCTGCCAGGCAGCCACCTTTGCCACTAGcttttctttgccacctgccaggatAATTGGGCAGTCAGCAAAGaatcctttgccgactgcttttcgGAGCGGTCGGCTAAGAAAATGTTTACCGACTGCTCTTCTTTTATCAGGTGGCAAAAGATtttagcagtcggcaaagcctaGTTTTCTGTAGTGAGTCCAACAACACCAGGATCATCGAGTATGTAAAACTCATTACCTTTGCACATCTTATTTTATTAATCATATATAACAAACCCAGAAACAACACAAAGACCACGCCTTTTATTCTGCAGGTACTGCTTCGCCCTGCAATCACAGCGAATACTGTCTCTGCTATCCAGCCGATTCAGGTAAGGTAACAGAATacaaaaaactatatatattcACCTATATCTACACGTCTACAGTTAAGAACCATACACCTTTAATGAGCAGATTAGAACGCCGCAGCTGGAAAAATGGTTGACATCTTCAACAAGCAGCGACGATCAACATACAGTGTGCACCTCCATCTGACGCACTTTCCTACGTACAATACTAGAACAGTTGTATATATAAACTAATACGCCATAGATGTGTACTGCTACTGTAATATAACCTGTGTAATATTAAAGAAGACAACAGTCGTACTTCGTATTGATGCTCACTTACTTTATTAATTAGTTAAAACGAAAGCCCCAAATAATAAAGCCACACCATATATAGTTCAAATACATTCAGAAATATTATAAGGCTCTACTATAACCATTTCGTATCTCTGAATACTTTACGTTAAAGCCAGCCGTCCTCCTTATCCACGAGAATACCGCGGGCGCGCCAAGGCGCGCGCAACACCACTAGTAGGTAATATACCCCTTAGATGCGGGTCAAGCCGGTTTCTCCAAAACGAATTGGACGGGATTGACCTGCTTTTTCGGTCCATGACACAACACTCTATTCAAAAGAACATAATTGGTAACTGATACAATTATTCTGTCCATGATTCCATCTAGAGCAAATCGCCATGGGTCTGCAACAGATTTTTCACTTGCATAGTATGCACTAGTTCACCATTCAGTGAGCACGCCTTCCATTGAGCTCGTCAACAATTTCAACTATAGAAGGTCTCTTGTTCTGATCAATATCCACACATTTTAGCCCAATTTTAATGCATGTTCTTACCTCCTGGAGGCTTCCTGCATCTAGTGCTGAGTGCTTGGATGCAATATGCTCATCTGTCCACGTTTCACACACCTACAGAGTTAGATGTGTGAGCTTAAGGGACAACATAGAATGAGCATCTAAACCATGTTTTCCAGTCTTAGTCTTACCTTATCCACAAAGTCCCTTGCAGACATATCTTTGTCGCTTGAACAACTCTTCTCGCCTGTTGTGAACTCCATGATTACTACACCTAAGCTATATATATCTGACCGCGTTGAAATTTCACCCCTATATAGATATTCTGGAGCCATGTACCCTCTGGAAAGCGTGAATGTCAATCGAACGATAAGAATCATTGGACAATGCAATTTAATTGTATTATTATTAAGGAACAGAAAATAATGAATGCTAAAAGGTTATTGGGCTTACTTTTTTCCCACGACATTTATTGTGTTTATTCGGGTTTGTTCTTCTCCGAAGAGTCTTGATAGGCCGAAATCCGTGATTTTTGGCACCATGTTCTCATCCAACAATATGTTGGTAGGATGAAGATCCAAATGAACAATTGGTCTATCCATTTTCTTATGTAGATAGAGTAAGCCCTGGCAGATGCCTTTGATTATCTCAAAGCATGTCTTCCAATCAGGTCTTAAAGATGTATCTGAAGAGAATGAAAAACATGTATCATGTATCCTTATAACATTTTACATCTCATCTGTAAATTAATTAAATGAcagaacaaatatgttggataccGCGTTCTCATGGATGCATACCGGAAATATACTTGTCAAGGTTTCCGTTAGGAATATATTCATAGTAGAGTAAGCTCTCAACCACATCTACCATAATGTATCTTCCACTATGCTCGATCACTTTCTTCTGCGGTTCACGGCAGGAGCCGAGTAACCTCACTATATTCGGATGCTGCATGGCCATAAGATTCCCAACCCCAATCTTGAACTGTTTCTCAGGTGCCACTGGGGCGTTATCTGCAAGCTTCTTCACAGCAATTGGCTCCCCATCTTGCAGAATGCCCTGTTACTTTGACCTCTCAGACACCGTAATTGTTGGAGAACGTTATTGTTGAGGGTGCGCTTATTGAACAATATTCTAAACCTGGAGAACATTATTGTTGAGCATAGTGGTATGGTACAGTACCTTATAAACAGTTCCAAATGCACCTTCACCAAGCTTTTGCGCATCAGAGAACCCATCCGTGATACCATTCAGAAACTGTGCTGGTGAGTTAGTCGGCAAGGTGTTCAAAAAACTCGACTTGCTGGCCATTCCTGACAATTTGACGCAGCTGCATATCAGAGCGAATTAAACAAGATTTATTGCAACTTCAACTCCAGCAAAAATATGGCAATTGTTCATGAACATAGTACACATATATACAAGCATAACACAACATATTTTTTTGCATAAACTGGAAAGTTCTGAAACCAAACGAAAGTAAGAAGCTTGTTAGAGAAGCACTGACCTGGAGCAGGGAACTTGAGGGATCCAACCTGGGGAGATCGAGATCGAAGAACCAGATGAACGGGCTTTGATTGCTGGCAAGATTGGGGGGGGGGTGCTACTACGCTTTGAGATTGTATATGATCCAGCCTGATGGGATCTGGATAAGAGAGAGGGAGTTGACTTGACTCTAGACCCATGTGAGCAAGTAGGATGAGACAATTTCCAAAGGCATGTCTCAGCAGTTGCGAGGAGGTTAGTGAGAGTCCACGAGTGGGGGATGCCTGCGCAGGACCTTGAAAATATCCCCTTCACCCCATGTGGCTGTCTTCACCATGTCTACACAACTACTCTCTCCGTCTAAAAAAAATGTCGTTTTAAGTTTTCGCGCAAATTTGActcaatttataaaaaatacgtgcaatatttatatgtctaaataaatttgttaaaaaactagacttaaatatctttccaatgatactaattatgtactataatattaatattttttactatatatttag is a window from the Sorghum bicolor cultivar BTx623 chromosome 5, Sorghum_bicolor_NCBIv3, whole genome shotgun sequence genome containing:
- the LOC8071589 gene encoding cysteine-rich receptor-like protein kinase 25 isoform X2, translated to MASKSSFLNTLPTNSPAQFLNGITDGFSDAQKLGEGAFGTVYKGILQDGEPIAVKKLADNAPVAPEKQFKIGVGNLMAMQHPNIVRLLGSCREPQKKVIEHSGRYIMVDVVESLLYYEYIPNGNLDKYISDTSLRPDWKTCFEIIKGICQGLLYLHKKMDRPIVHLDLHPTNILLDENMVPKITDFGLSRLFGEEQTRINTINVVGKKGYMAPEYLYRGEISTRSDIYSLGVVIMEFTTGEKSCSSDKDMSARDFVDKVCETWTDEHIASKHSALDAGSLQEVRTCIKIGLKCVDIDQNKRPSIVEIVDELNGRRAH
- the LOC8071589 gene encoding cysteine-rich receptor-like protein kinase 25 isoform X1; the encoded protein is MGLESSQLPLSYPDPIRLDHIQSQSVVAPPPQSCQQSKPVHLVLRSRSPQVGSLKFPAPGMASKSSFLNTLPTNSPAQFLNGITDGFSDAQKLGEGAFGTVYKGILQDGEPIAVKKLADNAPVAPEKQFKIGVGNLMAMQHPNIVRLLGSCREPQKKVIEHSGRYIMVDVVESLLYYEYIPNGNLDKYISDTSLRPDWKTCFEIIKGICQGLLYLHKKMDRPIVHLDLHPTNILLDENMVPKITDFGLSRLFGEEQTRINTINVVGKKGYMAPEYLYRGEISTRSDIYSLGVVIMEFTTGEKSCSSDKDMSARDFVDKVCETWTDEHIASKHSALDAGSLQEVRTCIKIGLKCVDIDQNKRPSIVEIVDELNGRRAH